One segment of Acidovorax sp. DW039 DNA contains the following:
- a CDS encoding efflux transporter outer membrane subunit: protein MKFSFSHPQGLPVRGHSAPRQAGVLLALASALVLAGCSNLRSSDAPLPAVAVPGGWSVAPAGSVATPLAQWWSRMGDAELTALITEALAANTSVRSAQAALQQSRALVDVQAASTLPQVGASASAQRSRASGSTGNTYSAGFDASWEPDVFGRVRAGVKATEADARAAEASLADVQVSLAAEVAVNYIELRGLQQRLQIARSNLASQQETLQITQWRLQAGLTTSLVAEQARAAAEQTAAQIPALQSSLAQSRHSLAVLTGQPPAALDQRLEAVATVPLPPDDLALDIPAQTLRQRPDVRAAEHRVAAAVARVAQADAARYPDFSLSGTLGLRALTVGALTAGNAVTSSLAAGMTAALLDGGAARAQVRSQEAALEQVRGAYESAVLTALKDVEDALVALQGDRERLQRLQAAAEAASNAALLAQQRYASGLIDFATVLETQRTQLSAQDSVASTAASVAADHVRLYKALGGGWQ, encoded by the coding sequence ATGAAGTTTTCGTTTTCCCATCCGCAGGGCCTGCCCGTGCGCGGGCACTCCGCCCCGCGGCAGGCCGGTGTCCTGTTGGCACTGGCATCGGCCCTGGTGCTGGCGGGTTGCAGCAACTTGCGTTCCTCCGATGCCCCGCTACCAGCAGTGGCCGTACCTGGGGGCTGGTCGGTAGCCCCTGCCGGCAGCGTTGCCACGCCCTTGGCCCAGTGGTGGAGCCGTATGGGGGATGCGGAGCTGACGGCGCTTATCACCGAAGCGCTGGCGGCAAACACTTCAGTGCGCAGCGCGCAGGCGGCGTTGCAGCAGTCGCGGGCGTTGGTGGATGTGCAGGCGGCCAGCACATTGCCGCAGGTCGGGGCATCGGCCTCGGCGCAGCGCAGCCGGGCCTCGGGCAGCACGGGCAATACCTACAGCGCCGGGTTTGATGCCAGCTGGGAGCCCGATGTGTTTGGCCGTGTGCGTGCGGGGGTGAAGGCCACTGAGGCCGATGCCCGTGCGGCCGAGGCCAGCCTGGCGGATGTGCAGGTGTCGCTGGCGGCTGAGGTGGCGGTGAATTACATCGAGCTGCGTGGCCTGCAGCAGCGCTTGCAAATTGCGCGCAGCAACCTGGCCAGCCAGCAAGAGACGCTGCAGATTACCCAGTGGCGCTTGCAGGCAGGGCTGACCACCTCGCTGGTGGCAGAGCAGGCCCGTGCGGCGGCTGAGCAGACGGCGGCGCAGATACCGGCTTTGCAAAGCAGCCTGGCCCAGTCGCGCCACAGCCTGGCGGTGCTGACGGGCCAGCCCCCTGCAGCGCTGGACCAGCGGCTGGAGGCTGTGGCGACCGTGCCGCTGCCCCCTGACGACCTAGCCCTGGACATACCGGCCCAGACACTGCGCCAGCGCCCCGATGTACGCGCTGCCGAGCACCGCGTAGCTGCTGCCGTGGCGCGTGTGGCGCAGGCCGATGCGGCCCGCTACCCCGACTTCTCGCTCAGCGGCACGCTCGGGCTGCGGGCGCTCACGGTGGGTGCGCTGACAGCGGGCAATGCGGTGACGAGTTCGCTGGCGGCGGGTATGACGGCGGCGCTGTTGGACGGCGGCGCAGCGCGTGCCCAGGTGCGATCGCAAGAGGCCGCACTGGAGCAGGTGCGGGGGGCTTACGAATCCGCGGTGCTGACAGCCCTCAAGGACGTGGAAGACGCGCTGGTGGCCCTGCAAGGCGACCGCGAACGGCTGCAGCGCCTGCAGGCCGCGGCAGAGGCAGCGTCCAACGCGGCATTGCTGGCCCAGCAGCGTTATGCCAGCGGCTTGATTGACTTTGCGACGGTGCTGGAGACACAGCGTACCCAGCTGTCCGCGCAGGACAGCGTGGCCTCGACCGCTGCCAGCGTGGCGGCCGACCATGTGCGCCTGTACAAGGCGCTGGGTGGTGGCTGGCAGTAG
- a CDS encoding efflux RND transporter periplasmic adaptor subunit: MNQSPTSTGSSSQPGASAPASSGARPSSQDGIADLLGGHPRRRWWQRTTVWLGVAAVVVLAGGWVAWQASRAAQAAPSYVTEEVRRGNLTLSVSANGTLQPTRTVSIGSELSGTVRSVLVDVNDKVKKGQVLVELDTAKLESQVLRSRASLASAQAKLAQAAATTKEAQAAYARLQEVARLSGGKVPSATELDSGLATLDRAKADEASARASVDDAKAALATDETNLSKASIRSPIDGVVLTRSVEPGNAVAASLQAVTLFTVVEDLTRLRLDVSVDEADVGALKVGQKASFTVSAYPSRRYPADVTRVSFGSTKTDNVVTYITWLDVDNKDLSLRPGMTAAATITSTERNDVLLVPNTALRFAPASAAGPEAAGKPAGGNRGIMSQLMPGPPRSAPSGRKPAGAGNAREGEGQSKQIWLLKDGVPQPLQVKVGISDGRMTEVSAEGLEPGARVITDQRTGKAAP; encoded by the coding sequence ATGAACCAGTCTCCCACTTCCACGGGTTCTTCCTCTCAACCGGGTGCGTCTGCACCCGCATCCTCCGGCGCTCGCCCCAGTTCGCAAGATGGCATTGCAGACCTGCTGGGTGGGCACCCCCGCCGCCGCTGGTGGCAACGCACCACCGTGTGGCTGGGTGTGGCGGCCGTGGTCGTTCTGGCAGGCGGCTGGGTAGCCTGGCAGGCCAGCCGCGCCGCGCAGGCGGCCCCCAGCTATGTGACCGAAGAGGTGCGCCGTGGCAACCTGACCCTGAGCGTGTCGGCCAACGGCACGCTGCAGCCCACCCGGACGGTGAGCATTGGCAGCGAACTCTCGGGCACCGTGCGCAGCGTGCTGGTGGATGTGAACGACAAGGTCAAAAAAGGCCAGGTGCTGGTCGAGCTGGACACCGCCAAGCTGGAGTCGCAGGTGCTCCGCTCGCGCGCCTCGCTGGCGTCTGCCCAGGCCAAGCTGGCCCAGGCAGCAGCCACCACCAAAGAGGCCCAGGCGGCCTATGCACGCTTGCAGGAAGTGGCCCGCCTCTCTGGCGGCAAGGTGCCTTCTGCCACCGAACTGGATTCGGGCTTGGCCACGCTGGACCGCGCCAAGGCCGATGAAGCCAGTGCCCGCGCATCGGTAGATGATGCCAAGGCGGCGTTGGCGACCGATGAAACCAATCTGTCCAAGGCCTCCATCCGTTCACCCATTGACGGCGTGGTGCTGACCCGCAGTGTGGAGCCCGGCAATGCCGTGGCTGCATCGCTGCAGGCAGTGACCCTGTTCACCGTGGTGGAAGACCTGACCCGCCTGCGCCTGGATGTGAGCGTGGACGAGGCCGATGTGGGGGCCCTGAAAGTGGGGCAGAAGGCCAGCTTCACGGTCAGTGCCTACCCTTCACGCCGCTACCCGGCCGATGTGACGCGGGTGTCGTTTGGCTCTACCAAGACTGATAACGTCGTCACCTACATCACCTGGCTGGACGTGGACAACAAGGACCTGAGCCTGCGCCCCGGCATGACGGCGGCAGCCACGATCACATCCACAGAGCGCAACGATGTGCTTCTGGTGCCCAACACGGCGTTGCGCTTTGCCCCCGCCAGTGCGGCAGGGCCCGAGGCTGCAGGCAAACCTGCTGGCGGAAACCGTGGAATCATGTCGCAGCTCATGCCCGGACCACCGCGCAGTGCCCCTTCGGGGCGCAAGCCTGCAGGCGCGGGCAACGCACGTGAAGGAGAGGGCCAGTCCAAACAGATCTGGCTGCTGAAAGACGGCGTGCCACAGCCGCTGCAGGTCAAGGTGGGCATCAGCGATGGCCGGATGACCGAGGTGAGCGCAGAGGGGCTGGAGCCGGGCGCGCGCGTCATCACCGACCAACGCACGGGCAAGGCCGCACCATGA
- a CDS encoding ABC transporter ATP-binding protein, which produces MMKDRRNGAGHADEAVAPIIELRGVTKVYGEGALAFQALKGVDLRIAPGDFVAIMGPSGSGKSTAMNTLGCLDRPTTGEYLFKGVHVESLSRDERALLRRRYFGFVFQGFNLLARTSAQENVELPLLYRGEPAPVRKAAAARALEAVGLKGWEHHTPAELSGGQQQRVAIARAIVTEPVVLLADEPTGNLDSQRSHEIMELLWRLNADLGITVLMVTHEPDMAEYARRIVRFVDGVVDTDAINPRPTGLRATGHAPVAPVTDMQGGV; this is translated from the coding sequence ATGATGAAAGACCGCCGCAATGGTGCGGGCCACGCTGACGAAGCTGTTGCGCCCATCATCGAACTGAGGGGCGTGACCAAGGTGTACGGCGAGGGTGCGTTGGCTTTTCAGGCCCTGAAAGGGGTGGACCTGCGCATTGCCCCGGGCGATTTTGTCGCCATCATGGGCCCGAGCGGTTCGGGCAAATCCACGGCCATGAACACGCTGGGATGCCTAGACCGGCCCACCACGGGCGAGTACCTGTTCAAGGGCGTGCATGTGGAGTCGCTTTCGCGTGACGAACGCGCGCTGCTGCGCCGCCGTTACTTCGGCTTTGTGTTTCAGGGCTTCAACCTGCTGGCACGTACCTCAGCGCAAGAGAATGTGGAGCTGCCCCTGCTGTACCGTGGCGAACCTGCCCCGGTGCGCAAGGCCGCAGCGGCCCGTGCGCTGGAGGCGGTGGGCCTGAAGGGCTGGGAGCATCACACCCCGGCCGAACTCTCTGGCGGGCAGCAGCAGCGGGTGGCGATTGCGCGGGCCATCGTGACCGAACCCGTCGTGCTGCTGGCCGATGAACCCACGGGCAACCTCGACTCGCAGCGCAGCCACGAAATCATGGAACTGCTGTGGCGCTTGAACGCCGACCTGGGCATTACCGTGCTGATGGTGACGCACGAGCCCGACATGGCGGAATATGCGCGCCGCATCGTGCGCTTTGTGGATGGCGTGGTGGACACCGATGCCATCAACCCGCGTCCTACCGGTCTGCGCGCCACAGGCCACGCACCAGTGGCTCCGGTCACAGACATGCAGGGAGGTGTGTGA
- a CDS encoding ABC transporter permease: MLFSTILLALRSIRRNLMRSFLTILGIVIGVSAVITMVTLGNGATMAVQTQISSLGTNLLQVRPGQRMGPGGGTGAPAFKDTDADVIAQQIGGILAVAPEARASTTVVAGGRNWTSSIIGSTNAWLETGNWTLSSGRAFTDEEMRAGAAVCLVGETIRRELYSGRDPVGEQLRVKAFSCEIVGLLASKGQGAFGNDQDDMVLVPLKTLQRRVTGNTRVNTLLVSMQDGSDPTRVKQALTQLLRELRKLADTDEDNFNVLDTKQLADTLSGTTKVMTTLLGAVAAVSLLVGGIGIMNIMLVSVTERTREIGLRLAIGALEREVLMQFLIEAVVLAALGGLTGIVLAGLASLGLSALMGVPFLFNPGVNLLSFVFSAGIGVVFGYFPARRAAHMDPIDALRHE, encoded by the coding sequence ATGCTGTTCAGCACCATCTTGCTGGCCCTGCGGTCCATCCGGCGGAACCTGATGCGCTCTTTCCTCACCATCCTGGGCATCGTCATTGGTGTGAGTGCCGTGATCACCATGGTCACGCTGGGCAACGGTGCCACCATGGCCGTGCAGACCCAAATCTCCAGCCTGGGCACCAACCTGCTGCAGGTGCGGCCTGGGCAGCGCATGGGGCCCGGCGGTGGTACGGGGGCCCCGGCGTTCAAGGACACTGATGCCGATGTGATTGCGCAGCAGATCGGTGGCATTCTGGCCGTAGCGCCCGAGGCCCGCGCCAGCACCACGGTGGTGGCCGGCGGACGCAACTGGACCAGCAGCATCATCGGCAGCACCAACGCCTGGCTGGAGACAGGCAACTGGACTTTGAGTTCGGGCCGCGCGTTCACCGATGAGGAGATGCGCGCAGGCGCTGCCGTGTGCCTGGTGGGCGAGACCATTCGCCGCGAGCTCTACAGCGGGCGCGACCCGGTGGGCGAGCAATTGCGGGTCAAGGCGTTCTCGTGCGAGATCGTGGGCTTGCTGGCATCCAAGGGGCAGGGCGCTTTTGGCAATGACCAGGACGACATGGTGCTGGTGCCCCTCAAGACGCTGCAGCGGCGGGTCACCGGCAATACCCGCGTGAACACGCTGCTGGTGTCGATGCAGGACGGCAGCGACCCCACGCGCGTCAAGCAGGCGCTGACCCAGCTGCTGCGCGAGCTGCGCAAGCTGGCAGATACCGATGAGGACAACTTCAACGTGCTGGACACCAAGCAACTGGCCGATACGCTGTCTGGCACCACCAAGGTGATGACCACGCTGCTGGGCGCTGTGGCGGCGGTGAGCCTGCTGGTGGGCGGCATCGGCATCATGAACATCATGCTGGTGAGCGTGACGGAGCGCACCCGCGAGATCGGCCTGCGCCTGGCCATTGGCGCGCTGGAGCGCGAGGTGCTGATGCAGTTCCTGATCGAGGCCGTGGTGCTGGCGGCCCTGGGCGGGCTCACGGGCATTGTGCTGGCGGGGCTGGCATCGCTGGGGCTGTCCGCGCTCATGGGTGTGCCCTTCCTGTTCAACCCCGGGGTCAACTTGCTGTCGTTCGTGTTTTCTGCCGGTATCGGGGTGGTATTTGGCTACTTTCCGGCACGGCGCGCGGCGCACATGGACCCGATTGACGCGCTACGGCATGAGTGA
- a CDS encoding Hsp20/alpha crystallin family protein, which translates to MIFAPVMRRAAVAYAPAYSPRAADAAVQRFMADALRASRPAQRTPGLQFSHDEKTFTLQLDVPGLAREQLDIEIENDVVRVKSVEGAARPFQGAWQLPEAVDATTSRAKLEHGVLTLTLTRIQPENKATRLAVE; encoded by the coding sequence ATGATCTTCGCCCCCGTAATGCGCCGTGCTGCTGTAGCCTACGCCCCCGCTTACTCTCCCCGCGCTGCTGACGCCGCAGTGCAGCGCTTCATGGCCGATGCCTTGCGCGCATCCCGCCCCGCCCAGCGCACGCCGGGCCTGCAGTTCAGCCACGACGAAAAAACCTTCACGCTGCAGCTGGATGTGCCCGGCCTGGCCCGCGAGCAGCTGGACATCGAGATCGAAAACGATGTGGTGCGCGTGAAGAGCGTAGAAGGTGCGGCCCGTCCCTTCCAGGGTGCATGGCAACTGCCCGAAGCGGTGGACGCCACCACCAGCCGCGCCAAACTGGAACATGGGGTGCTGACGCTCACGCTCACCCGCATTCAGCCCGAGAACAAAGCCACACGTCTTGCGGTGGAATAA
- a CDS encoding branched-chain amino acid ABC transporter substrate-binding protein has translation MVLAQPASAATSQPAGAAASAPAGKPFKLALIESLSGTFANTGEAVFRNVYWATERVNARGGVKLPASAGGARPLVIERYDSKGQNEEALSALRAAIDDGAQVILQGNSSATAAVLIEAINKHNEREPVKRVLFLNYSAVDPILTNEKCSFWHFRFDAHADMRMAALMEVMREDKALKSVYLIGQDYSFGQAVLREAKKQLAVQRPDVNVVGDELHPVGRVKDFAPYAVKIKASGAQAVITGNWGNDLTLLVKAAREVGFEGSFYTFYGNALGAPAAMGDAGIGKVVAVADWLPNVPGAQSEAFYQSFRERFPKPQDDYVHMRMQLMIEALAQSMERAGSTDVVAIARQMEKASVQLAGQGGSMRAADHQFQQALAVGVMDKKGAPGVKFDVEGSGYGFRVVRQIAAARAEQPHSCQMQRP, from the coding sequence GTGGTCTTGGCCCAGCCCGCATCGGCGGCAACATCGCAACCGGCAGGGGCTGCGGCCTCCGCACCTGCGGGCAAGCCCTTCAAGCTGGCATTGATTGAAAGCCTCTCGGGTACCTTTGCCAACACGGGCGAAGCGGTGTTCCGCAACGTCTACTGGGCTACGGAGCGGGTGAATGCACGCGGTGGCGTCAAGCTGCCTGCCTCTGCCGGTGGCGCGCGCCCGCTGGTCATTGAGCGCTACGACAGCAAGGGCCAGAACGAAGAGGCGCTGTCGGCATTGCGCGCCGCCATTGACGATGGGGCGCAGGTCATCCTGCAGGGCAACTCATCAGCCACCGCAGCCGTGCTGATCGAGGCCATCAACAAGCACAACGAACGTGAGCCCGTCAAGCGCGTGCTGTTCCTCAACTACTCGGCGGTAGACCCGATTCTGACCAACGAGAAGTGCAGCTTCTGGCACTTTCGCTTTGACGCCCATGCCGACATGCGCATGGCTGCGCTGATGGAAGTGATGCGCGAGGACAAGGCGCTCAAGAGCGTTTACCTCATCGGCCAGGACTACAGCTTTGGCCAGGCCGTGCTGCGCGAGGCCAAGAAGCAACTGGCCGTGCAGCGCCCGGACGTGAACGTGGTGGGCGATGAGCTGCACCCTGTGGGCCGTGTGAAAGACTTCGCTCCCTATGCCGTCAAGATCAAAGCCAGCGGTGCGCAGGCCGTCATCACCGGCAATTGGGGCAATGACCTGACCCTGCTGGTCAAGGCCGCACGCGAGGTGGGCTTTGAAGGCAGCTTCTACACCTTCTACGGCAATGCGCTGGGAGCGCCCGCAGCGATGGGCGACGCAGGCATTGGCAAGGTGGTGGCCGTGGCCGACTGGCTGCCCAATGTGCCCGGTGCGCAAAGCGAGGCGTTCTACCAGTCCTTCCGCGAACGCTTTCCCAAGCCGCAGGACGACTATGTGCACATGCGCATGCAGCTCATGATCGAGGCGCTGGCCCAGTCGATGGAGCGTGCAGGCAGCACCGACGTGGTGGCCATTGCCCGCCAGATGGAAAAAGCCAGCGTGCAGCTGGCCGGGCAGGGCGGCAGCATGCGCGCAGCAGACCACCAGTTTCAGCAGGCCCTGGCGGTGGGCGTGATGGACAAGAAAGGCGCGCCCGGCGTGAAGTTTGATGTGGAAGGCTCGGGTTACGGCTTCCGCGTGGTGCGGCAGATTGCTGCAGCCAGGGCAGAGCAACCGCACAGCTGCCAGATGCAGCGCCCCTGA
- a CDS encoding LLM class flavin-dependent oxidoreductase, whose product MPYAISLLDKSPIPEGATAAEALQRTVALAQRAEQLGYRRFWVAEHHGNPGLAGSAPEVLVAHLLARTSRIRIGSGGVMLQHYSPFKVAEVFKVLASLAPGRVDLGVGKAPGGLPLATRALQAMHVKSPASGFDVRIAELDAFLHGTLDPEHPLAGAVAFPAPPSLPERHLLGGSPDSAALAARHGWHFTYAGHFNGDPVNIERTVRVYREASGRSPSLALYALVAPTQAQAESLVGALRVFKLHLSTGQSVNLPSAQAAAEFARQAGVADYRLEETRPHVIAGSPEHVREQFDVLSERYGIDEFVIDTPVTGFAERLASVELLASAYATAEA is encoded by the coding sequence GTGCCCTACGCCATTTCCCTGCTTGACAAAAGTCCCATCCCCGAAGGGGCTACGGCGGCCGAGGCGCTGCAGCGCACCGTAGCGCTGGCCCAACGCGCAGAACAACTGGGCTATCGCCGCTTCTGGGTGGCCGAGCACCATGGCAACCCGGGCCTGGCCGGCTCGGCACCCGAGGTGCTGGTGGCCCACCTGCTGGCGCGCACCTCGCGCATTCGCATCGGCTCAGGCGGTGTGATGCTGCAGCACTACAGCCCGTTCAAGGTGGCCGAGGTCTTCAAGGTGCTGGCTTCGCTCGCGCCGGGCCGTGTGGACCTGGGCGTGGGCAAGGCGCCTGGCGGCTTGCCACTGGCCACCCGTGCGCTGCAGGCTATGCACGTCAAGTCCCCGGCTTCAGGCTTCGATGTGCGCATTGCGGAGCTGGATGCCTTTTTGCACGGCACCCTGGACCCTGAGCACCCGCTGGCGGGCGCGGTAGCCTTCCCCGCGCCGCCCTCCCTGCCTGAGCGCCACCTGCTCGGCGGCAGCCCCGACAGCGCAGCGCTGGCCGCGCGCCACGGCTGGCACTTTACTTACGCAGGCCATTTCAATGGCGACCCGGTGAACATTGAGCGAACGGTACGTGTGTACCGCGAGGCTTCGGGGCGTTCGCCATCGCTGGCGCTATATGCCCTGGTGGCCCCCACGCAGGCGCAGGCTGAAAGCCTGGTGGGTGCCTTGCGCGTGTTCAAGCTGCACCTTTCTACGGGGCAGAGCGTCAACCTACCCAGCGCCCAGGCCGCAGCGGAGTTTGCGCGCCAAGCTGGCGTGGCGGACTACCGGCTGGAAGAGACCCGCCCCCATGTGATTGCGGGCTCACCCGAGCATGTGCGCGAACAGTTCGATGTACTCAGCGAGCGATACGGCATTGATGAGTTTGTGATCGATACGCCCGTCACGGGCTTCGCTGAACGGCTGGCCTCCGTCGAGCTGCTGGCCAGTGCCTACGCCACGGCGGAAGCCTGA
- a CDS encoding LLM class flavin-dependent oxidoreductase, with product MSHQDTLKSPIRFGVMLHGAGGHMNSWKHPAGPADASVNLGFYIETTKKAEANGIAFAFVADGLFINEKSIPHFLNRFEPISILSALAVATSKIGLAGTISTSYSEPFTVARQFASLDLISQGRAGWNVVTTPLEGTATNYSRNHPEHSLRYEIADEYLQVTQGLWDSWDDDALVRNRETGQFFDRDKLHTLNHKGRFFQVAGPLNIGRSPQGQPVIFQAGSSDAGIGLAGKYADAVFTHSPSIEETRSFLRKVKASAVAQGRQADDVKIFPGIGPVVGATQEEAEAKYQVIRELLTVDEALAYLGRFFDHHDFSQYPLDEPFPELGEIGRNSFRSTTDRIKADAKARGLTLRQVALEAATPRSQFVGTGARVADEIIRWVDEGAADGFILGFPVLSQGLDDFITYVIPVLEARGRYQRTLPGSTLRDHLGLPRKASRYAQADAGAAPAPARKVA from the coding sequence ATGAGCCACCAAGACACCCTCAAGTCTCCCATCCGCTTTGGCGTCATGCTGCACGGCGCGGGCGGCCACATGAATTCGTGGAAACACCCGGCAGGCCCAGCGGACGCGAGCGTCAACCTTGGCTTCTACATCGAGACCACGAAAAAGGCCGAAGCCAACGGCATTGCTTTCGCCTTCGTGGCCGACGGGTTGTTCATCAACGAGAAGTCCATTCCGCACTTTCTGAACCGCTTCGAGCCCATCTCCATCCTGTCAGCCTTGGCCGTGGCAACGTCCAAGATCGGTCTGGCGGGCACCATCTCCACCTCATACAGCGAGCCGTTCACTGTTGCCCGGCAATTTGCATCGCTGGACCTCATCAGCCAGGGGCGCGCAGGCTGGAACGTGGTGACCACGCCGCTGGAGGGCACGGCGACCAACTACAGCCGCAACCACCCCGAGCATTCGCTGCGCTACGAGATCGCGGACGAGTACCTGCAGGTGACGCAGGGGCTGTGGGACAGCTGGGACGACGATGCCTTGGTGCGCAACCGCGAGACCGGTCAGTTTTTCGACCGCGACAAGCTGCACACGCTGAACCACAAGGGGCGCTTCTTCCAGGTCGCGGGGCCGCTCAACATTGGCCGCTCCCCTCAGGGGCAGCCAGTGATCTTTCAGGCTGGCTCTTCGGACGCGGGCATCGGCCTGGCGGGCAAGTACGCCGATGCGGTGTTCACCCATTCGCCCTCCATCGAAGAGACCCGCAGTTTTCTGCGCAAGGTCAAGGCCAGTGCCGTGGCGCAGGGCCGCCAGGCAGATGATGTAAAAATTTTTCCAGGCATCGGGCCTGTGGTGGGGGCCACACAGGAAGAGGCCGAGGCCAAGTACCAGGTCATCCGAGAGTTGCTCACGGTCGATGAAGCGCTGGCCTACCTGGGCCGCTTTTTCGACCACCATGACTTCAGCCAGTACCCGCTCGATGAGCCTTTCCCTGAGCTGGGCGAGATCGGACGCAATAGCTTTCGCTCCACCACCGACCGCATCAAGGCCGATGCGAAGGCGCGTGGCCTGACTTTGCGCCAGGTGGCGCTGGAGGCCGCCACACCGCGTTCTCAGTTCGTGGGCACGGGCGCGCGCGTGGCTGACGAGATCATCCGCTGGGTGGATGAAGGCGCGGCCGATGGCTTCATCCTGGGCTTCCCGGTGCTGTCGCAGGGGCTCGATGACTTCATCACCTACGTGATCCCCGTGCTGGAGGCGCGGGGCCGCTACCAGCGCACGCTGCCTGGGAGCACCCTGCGCG